DNA from Onthophagus taurus isolate NC chromosome 2, IU_Otau_3.0, whole genome shotgun sequence:
GTTAATTATTACTGTTTTAAGTGTAATataaacgaatttaataaaaatatttacttgaatatcaaatattaaatttttttgttacatttaCTTTTCCTGTTATCATAATTTACCTGAATGACTTAATAATATGTATTGTATTGCATAAAAATGTCCAAAAGTATAGCAACAGTGCCTTTCATTATTAGTATTATGGATTGAAGTTATCTCCAAAATTCAAAATGCAACTATCAACTTCTAGCAAAAAAACTACAATAATTATAAGAGTTGttgtagaaaataatttagaacATTACCAACTAGATAGGCAAGAAATTGGGAAGCCTAATGTTCCATGAGATTCAAGCCCTAATGAGTTCTAATATCTTGGCAGTTGCTACAAATTATTGGAGAAGCAAACAAGGAAGAATTGTGCGAGCACGAATTTAAAACCTGTACGAAAAAGAGAGTAGGAGAGGTTCTGGTGAAGAAGAGTAGAAATAATACGGAATCAAGACGGAGTCAAGAGTTAGAAAGGATTGCTCAAATAACAGGGTttagcactatcattagaaataactctagaagtagaaacatatgggtttagccgtgtgtctcttaagacggctttTGCTTCACCTTGtctaactagaactaacgctagacctaAAACCAGAATCAtgcgggtttagccgtcttgagagacgtgcggctaaatccgaatgtttctagttttcggtctagtgttagttctagttgtacATTAGCAGTATCACAAGAACTTtagggttaagccgtgcgtctcaTGGAAAACGTGTTAGGctcccgctccttttaatATGGTTAATTTGTCTTTGACCGTCGGAGGAGCGGTTTGTATTTTGCTGACGGTACCGTATCGTACTACGATATCATTCTTCTTCAGACACCTCACAATTTGCTCCgtcacacctgaaacataaggAAGGCAGATAAAACCGGCTGGTGTACTTACCGAGTCTTCCCTCTGTTTACGTGGTTTAGTGGCTCGTTGGATATCCGTCTTTGTATAGCTTTTCTTCTGCAGTACATCTCAGGTAGTTTAGAAATTCCTAGAGTCGCTCTTTTCCGTGTTGCCAGATTACGAAACTGTCATCGACGTAACGGAGCCATAGCTTCGGGGCCCACGGACGCTTCCTCTTCAAACATCTCCATGTAGATATTGGCGATCACAGATGACAGAGATGATCCCTTGCATTGCTTGTAGAATTTTCCTTTCCAGCTAAAATATGTCGATGATAGGCAATTCTCCACCAGTCCTGGGACATCCTTCGGCAAAACCTCCGTTTCAGTTTCAGGCGAAGACCATCCTCGTCATCTTTTTCCACGTCGAAACTTACCAAGATATCCTGGGGTCTAACTTCATACCCCtgattaattctaaaaaatgtgTGGAATCTCTGACATATTCTGTTTTACCTGTAAAAGGAAACTTAACAGAatcttacatttatttattcttgaaAATATGTAGATGAATTCAAATATTGCGAAACAAATCGAAAACACAAAGACATTCATTCCAATCAGAATGTGCTATTACTCTTTGATTGGCACACATGCCATATTAGTCTTAACAATAAACAATGCATTGCATGATTGTATTTGGTTCAATAAAGACGGTGTTGGTTGATTAccaaaaaacaaatttgagGATCTATATAATCTAAAGAAACACACGTTGGAATGTGCTAATTATAGCAAAGTTcttacaataaataaagttatacGAGTTAAACAAGCCGTTAGTCGTAGAATGACAGTTTCACGAAATGTCATATTCACTGATCGAAGCAAAAACCGGatctaaacattttaatttttttttacttttttaataacttgataattattaaaaaatttattaattaaaatacgtTTAAGATCTTGAATTATCTCccttttaacttaattatttctttttaattaaatcctttaaaataacattttaaacccCAACCCTTTCGATTGCTTTGATTTGATATTCATAGATGTCACCACTATACAGCGGACAAAATACGATCGCAGTGTCCTTCCCCTGTTTTAATCTACAGGACGCGTGCGCACATCGTCTCCCCAGAATGCCCGGTAATTCGACCGGCGGCCTCTCCAGCGGCCCTACTTCATTTTGTCGTCTCGTCAAGTGGATACTGCATCCGTTTAAAAACGTGAATTAACCCAAGTAAGTACATTTCCAATCCTAATATGTATCATAAACGCGACGTTTTTAACGAACCACTCGCTGTCAATCGGTTTATTTACATCAAACTCAATTTGCGTTTCCACGGTTACGTGTGGCGTTGCAAAAAATACGGCATCGTTTACGTTTCTATTATTGATTTGTAAcggttattatttttaattaaccttATTGTTATCGTTTATATTGTTTTGAATTGAGTGATTCGGGTTATTAGGGGTTTTTATTTCGGGTATGTTTtcgtaaaaaataattaaatttagataaaacgttttataaaagtatttttggacacctgtataagTAAAAAGTAGTTGGAACTGATTCAAAATTGCATAGTGCAACTGTTTAAGatatataaatagaaattaaatagCTTTTTCGCCTCCCATACCTGAAAGTAAATCATATCGGccctaaaaaaataactgaaaGTTAGATTTTCGGCCCTTGGGATTCTAAACTTTGAACGTCCCTACTTTATAGTTTTTCATCACAATCTAGTTAGTCTTCATTGACATTTAAACTGCAAACTGTAAACGTcagttgaaattaaaactgcGACAAAATGAACGAAGAAGCGGTATTGGAATTTGGTATACCAAATTCTAGTATTGCTATTCACAACTGTGCggaagaaataattaatattaataataattactacAATGAGTAAGTTGTTCCTAgtgttttgttaaattctgttacatactaataaaattaattgatttataaaattagttttattttatatttttgcaattttgtttGGTTTAATGGGAGGCGAAAAACATTTGTGTGTCACACGTGCAGAAATGCATTAGCAGCCCTTATCTATTAGCTCGGGTTGCTAATGCTTATTTTCTGCCCTTGAGACACAATATACTATAGAGACCTAAAACTATATAAATTTCCAGGACAAAATGAAGTTTAATATATCTTATCCGGCGACTGGTTGTCAAAAACTGTTTGAAATTGTGGATGACCACAAAGTAAGAATATTCTTTGATAAGCGCATGGGTTCTGAAGTACAAGCAGATCCATTGGGTGATGATTGGAAGGGTTACATCTTTAAAATTACGGGTGGCAATGATAAACAAGGCTTCCCAATGAAACAAGGTGTTTTAACCAACGGTCGTGTTCGACTacttctttccaatgatcaTTCTTGTTTTCGTACTCGACGTGATGGCGAACGTCGCAGAAAATCCGTTCGTGGTTGTATTGTTGATGGAAATTTAAGCGTCCTATCGTTGGTTATTGTTCGTAAAGGATTAAAAGATATCCCTGGATTGACCGATTCAAATATACCGAGACGTTTGGGCCCGAAACGAGCCAATAACATTCGTAAACTTTTCAATTTAACCAAACAAGATGATGTTCGTCAATATGTTGTTAAGAGACCGTTACCTCAAAAGGAAGGTAAAAAACAGCGGTTTAAAGCGCCTAAAGTTCAGCGTTTAATCACACCGGAATCTTTGCAAAAGAAACGTCATCGTTTGGCTTTGAAAAAGAAACGTTGTTTGAAACGTAAGGAGCAGGTGAATGTTTATAAGAAGTTGTTGGCTCAAAGACATAAGGAGTCGAAGCAGCGCAGGCAAGAATTGAAGCGGCGTAGATCTGCCAGTTTACAGGAGAGCAAAACTAGTTTGGACAgtgcttaaaaaaaattatattaaaaccaAGGAcctattttgttttgtttaagTACTTCTTAGTAAATCAAACGAGTACTTAAAATGTCTGTTTCAAAAATGGGTCCGTATTTATAGACTGACTATTATGGTGGTAAATCCACCATTTTTTTTCgtgtttttgaataatttttgtttttgaagtaAATGGTCATTTCTTTAGTGTCGTAGAAAACATGGCACTCAACTATAAACGTTTTTCTGCACTTatacttttaatataatacTCCGTTTAGAATCTgaagatatatatttttttttgtctcaaaccaaagaaaaaagtaatgatgtgatggaaattatttttgtgatgtttttgttttgtttataaaagaaaattataaatggaacaaattatatatttataatccaATTAATGTTCGGATGTTTGttatattgtatatttttgtaatatgtaaaaaaatcccaGTACAAATGAACGAAAAACTTTCGACTATTATAATATAACCATATCGTTCGTtttgaattcgatttttctACGTTTGAAATCAAAGAAGATAGATATTTTTGTGCCCCtttatttgtaatatattatttgttattgtttgattttgtgttttttaaagCTGGTATATTTGTTCAATAAAGTTGCGAAAGCGTACATTTagctgatttttttaactttgttatatatacataataatccaatctcaaaattttctcTCAtctacagggtgattcaaaaaaccgctaaCAGACTTCTAAagtagataatacatgaaaaattaagatacatggggtcgcaaatgcctccttGGCGAGATATAGCGGATCAAAGTTTCGTTAAtcttaaacattatctgcaataaaaagcacttttttaaaaatattgtcttGTAGTAGCcgtgcgtaaccatggcaaccaattgttttgatttaaaatttcctagTGTCAAAATTCGATTTGAAAGAGTTTATTGTGCGTTAATGAGATTATTTTGAGTAGTATTGTGGAGTTTCTTGTGTTAATTGTTGTTATTCATTGTTATTTGTTGCTAATAAGTCGGATTGAGAGTAAATTTCGCGAACTTGGTCGGACGGACCGGACGTCCGTTGGTCTTAAATGAAAACCGTCAATTGGATGTCCTGTTAAGTGTAGAGGAAAATCCGCATTCAAACATCTCCAATATTGCtgcaaatttaaatacatataGAAGCACAAtatcaagattttttaaaagaaaaaaatatcaccCCTAGAAAGTACACTTGATGAAGTGTTGCTCTGATGAAGCaacattttgtttaaatggCACCGTCCATAAGCAAAACTGCCGTTATTGGGCAGTTGAAAATCCCCATTGGAAAGCCGAGGCAAATACACAGTATCTCCAAAAGGTCAATGTATGGGCTGGAATAGTGGagaaaagaattattatttctttattggaGCAATAGGCGATGAACAGTATTTGGATTTTCTTCAATTAGAATTAATTCCAAGTTTAGTtacaatttttccaaatgcAGAAGATCCAAATTCACTACATCCCAGAATTTGGCTACAGCAAGATGGCGCGCCTCCTCATTATGCACTAGTTGTACGAGAATACCTCAACCAAACATTTCCCAATCGGTGGATTGGCAGACGCGGACATATGAATGAAAGATCGCCTGACTTAACCCctttagattattttctttggggttatttaaaatctaaagtttATGTTAGTAAGCCTGTAATCTAGAAGATTGAAGCAAAATATTAGAGAAGAATTTCAATTAATCAGCCCGGATATGATTCAAAACATTCAAGAAGCGTTTGTCTCCCAATTAAGATATTGCCTTGCCGCTAACGGGCAGCAATTTGAATTAGTGATATTGTTTTCTATCTTTCATGTTGTTGTTTGATGCAACAAACTATTGCTACACATTGCTACTTTTGTATCTCAAATacaatagtaataattaatttaaataaataattcaattcaatttgaattttgacacttggaaatgtcaaatcaaaacaattggtTCCTCTTTCATTATCCTCTTTCAAATTCAGATACGAGAGATACGcattttggttcattatactGGTCCAGCAGCTGAAAATAATCCACACCATCACAGATCCCCTACCATATGTCACAGTTGGTCTTAGGTTTTTTAAATGCAGCTTCTCATTTTTTGATCGCCTTTCTACCATGTAATTTAGCATTATGGAGCATGTTTCTGATGGTTGACGCTCTAGCTTTTTCCCTAGTTCATTCTCAGCAATAATAGCCACCTTTGCTGCGCTAAGAAATGGATCCATTTTTTTTACGGCGCTTTATTATATCGTGCACTGTAGAATGGCTTCTGTctacaatttttgcaatttctcATACCGATTTTTCTTGCTAGGAATGTTTAAGcactaattttctaatttcaatAGTCGTTTGGCTCTTCTTCTAGACATTTCGAATAAAAAACTAGATTTCCGCTAATCAACTGTTAAAGCTTCTAcatgaaattgtttataatttttgcttGATTGACTTTTTGTActgttttcgtttatttttatatttttttgttacagtgaattaatttttgtatttcgtAAAAGTATTATTACTCTACTGTTCAAATTTGGCTTAAAACCATCGTATGTCTTCTGTATTCTCAATCCAAATTATTATGCTTTAAATAACCTTGGAATgattaaaataagttaatatcGTGAATAAACACACAGTGCTactttaaaagtgattttatttttcaattgaattaaatgaattattgcACTTAATACATAAAACTGGCTACAACATATAggaatcataaaattaatcaatttaagaaaataaaactattataaAATCGGCATATGAGAATTACTTAATATATGTCATCACAAGTAATAATCCCAATACTgaagataaagataaaaatgtaaatcaaGAAAAGTATCGATTATAAAATTGGGGTGTGTAATTTTAAGATGATATGAGACTCTTTAATAAACCAGttaagataataatttttctaacaTTCAGAATATAACTTTtcattaaagatttaaaaccTCAAATTGATATGGTTTTTAAccattattgaaatttaa
Protein-coding regions in this window:
- the LOC111427461 gene encoding small ribosomal subunit protein eS6-like, translated to MKFNISYPATGCQKLFEIVDDHKVRIFFDKRMGSEVQADPLGDDWKGYIFKITGGNDKQGFPMKQGVLTNGRVRLLLSNDHSCFRTRRDGERRRKSVRGCIVDGNLSVLSLVIVRKGLKDIPGLTDSNIPRRLGPKRANNIRKLFNLTKQDDVRQYVVKRPLPQKEGKKQRFKAPKVQRLITPESLQKKRHRLALKKKRCLKRKEQVNVYKKLLAQRHKESKQRRQELKRRRSASLQESKTSLDSA